One part of the Anopheles coustani chromosome 2, idAnoCousDA_361_x.2, whole genome shotgun sequence genome encodes these proteins:
- the LOC131267697 gene encoding leptin receptor gene-related protein: protein MLAMLGSIGMTMIILACALPTYNLWWPIFVVLFYILCPIPTMIAKRSQNADDGVRAPNAMFATIGIVLSSFALPIVLARASVIQWGACLLTLAGNAVAYTSFLAYYFGFESGDSSMW, encoded by the exons ATGCTAGCCATGCTTGGCTCAATCGGGATGACCATGATCATCCTGGCCTGTGCACTTCCGACTTACAA CCTTTGGTGGCCGATTTTTGTAGTActcttctacatattatgccCTATACCGACAATGATTGCGAAGAGAAGCCAAAATGCCGACGACGGCGTGCGTGCGCCTAATGCAATGTTTGCTACAATCGGAATCGTTCTCAGCAGCTTTGCTTTGCCAATAGTTCTGGCTCGAGCCAGCGTG ATACAATGGGGCGCTTGTTTGCTAACGCTGGCTGGAAATGCCGTCGCGTACACGTCCTTTTTGGCGTATTACTTCGGCTTCGAATCGGGTGACTCAAGTATGTGGTGA
- the LOC131267693 gene encoding augmin complex subunit dgt3 yields the protein MEDSSKVVETLKKVGEFDVRRLWFIHDEAYREFFEWFIKIDDVNIVTDSLLKDYDELQRNGTVQNEADLDAQLLELNEEYENILEYTDGDLATLEQQLEQLVEIEEQYEKLLNGAKKTDIVLTKELSELERKTMDGEYVLEKLVSSSAAMAKQLEDKQSATQQQIVDLHHCYLQRQNPPLFIYQMPIEQFNDKCDQFLKYLEMYVNKHFTVKRLDSSKSTDDMDNQQVIEELEVIKLRLDTEEMKLLDVKREFAGVKRLVERLQHHSWLPMKLSGLKKQYAELKSSNDRDLLRMDLLKHELDTLIKGVNELKIESVLYENNRTKLDRAVSRLEYIQRMAENISKELMNAELLWILMQLDLEKIRDRFDNADEVNGESMRCFKRIDTMKQVEKNSTRAEAFAEFLAQLTALIAEKQSRTENNTNGALKWCLQHFAGLQKRLSKQCESVANGKYHKKAAKLLDHLNNQEKLLIRFVFDGPLNYPQFFDQVYLQRVQKLNYILNELDRDARNLRKDYAQNIEQRKQNQKFWFFNQRLWIWFMTEPKKVVAAINDIKSEASKTSTYKGVSGIKCKMMGDEMKY from the exons ATGGAGGATTCTAGTAAG GTGGTGGAAACGTTGAAAAAGGTTGGCGAATTCGACGTGCGTCGCCTGTGGTTCATCCACGACGAAGCGTACCGTGAGTTTTTCGAGTGGTTTATCAAAATCGACGACGTAAATATAGTCACGGATTCGCTGCTAAAAGA TTACGATGAGCTACAGCGAAATGGGACCGTGCAGAATGAAGCAGATCTTGATGCACAGCTGTTAGAGTTGAACGAGGAGTATGAAAACATTCTCGAGTACACCGATGGCGATTTGGCGACACTGGAGCAGCAGTTGGAGCAACTGGTGGAAATTGAAGAACAGTATGAAAAGCTTCTCAATGGTGCCAAGAAAACGGATATAGTTCTAACGAAAGAGTTATCCGAGCTGGAACGGAAGACGATGGATGGCGAGTACGTGCTGGAGAAGCTTGTTTCCAGTTCTGCTGCAATGGCCAAGCAGCTGGAAGATAAACAGTCTGCAACGCAGCAACAGATTGTCGATTTACACCATTGCTATCTCCAGCGG CAAAATCCTCCCCTGTTTATCTATCAAATGCCCATAGAGCAGTTCAACGACAAATGCGACCAATTTCTTAAGTATCTAGAGATGTACGTCAACAAGCATTTCACTGTAAAGCGTTTGGATAGCTCGAAATCGACCGACGATATGGACAATCAGCAGGTTATTGAGGAGTTGGAAGTCATCAAATTACGGCTCGATACCGAAGAGATGAAGCTGCTCGACGTAAAGCGGGAGTTTGCCGGAGTGAAAAGACTTGTCGAGCGATTACAACACCACAGCTGGTTGCCAATGAAGCTGTCTGGATTGAA GAAGCAGTACGCTGAGCTAAAAAGCAGCAACGACCGGGATCTGCTGCGGATGGACCTGCTTAAACACGAGCTCGATACGCTGATCAAGGGGGtgaatgaattgaaaatcGAATCGGTGCTGTATGAAAACAACCGTACAAAGCTGGACCGCGCTGTTAGCCGGCTCGAGTACATCCAGCGGATGGCCGAAAACATCTCCAAGGAGCTAATGAATGCGGAATTGTTGTGGATTCTGATGCAGCTGGACCTCGAGAAGATACGCGATCGGTTCGACAATGCGGACGAAGTAAACGGTGAATCGATGAGGTGCTTCAAGCGTATCGATACCATGAAGCAGGTGGAGAAAAATTCCACCCGAGCGGAAGCGTTTGCTGAGTTTTTGGCGCAACTTACCGCACTGATTGCTGAAAAGCAGAGTAGAACTGAAAATAACACGAATGGAGCATTAAAATGGTGCCTGCAGCACTTTGCCGGGTTACAAAAACGACTGTCGAAGCAATGCGAATCAGTGGCGAATGGGAAATATCATAAAAAAGCTGCTAAATTGCTGGACCATTT AAATAATCAAGAGAAATTGCTCATCCGCTTTGTGTTTGATGGTCCACTGAATTACCCTCAGTTCTTCGATCAAGTGTACTTGCAGCGTGTTCAGAAGCTTAACTACATTTTAAACGAGCTGGATCGAGATGCTCGGAATTTACGCAAAGACTATGCACAAAATATCGAACAACGGAAG CAAAATCAAAAGTTTTGGTTCTTTAATCAGCGGCTGTGGATATGGTTCATGACGGAGCCGAAAAAGGTTGTGGCTGCGATCAACGATATTAAATCCGAGGCATCGAAAACCTCCACCTACAAGGGTGTATCGGGCATCAAGTGCAAGATGATGGGAGACGAAATGAAGTATTAG